The Fulvivirga ligni genome window below encodes:
- a CDS encoding DUF6787 family protein, producing MKKPQWLDRLENRWQVNTVRAILILVVFACTGFTVFFLKAPILNLIVPESERTWVFTLTYYILIFPIYNIILLIYGFIFGQFQFFWAFEKRMFRRMTGRK from the coding sequence ATGAAAAAACCTCAATGGCTAGATAGATTAGAGAACAGATGGCAGGTAAATACTGTCAGGGCTATTCTCATTCTAGTGGTTTTTGCTTGTACTGGCTTCACTGTTTTCTTTCTGAAAGCTCCCATACTCAATTTAATTGTTCCAGAAAGTGAACGTACCTGGGTGTTTACCCTTACTTACTATATCCTCATCTTCCCAATCTATAATATTATCCTTTTGATATATGGATTTATATTTGGTCAGTTCCAGTTTTTCTGGGCTTTTGAGAAGCGTATGTTCAGGCGCATGACCGGTAGGAAATAA
- the atpC gene encoding ATP synthase F1 subunit epsilon, translating into MLLEIVTPAKKVFEGSVTIATFPGVDGSFQVLNDHAPLVSTLEEGKLSYKTSGGKEGSITITGGVVEVLNNKIVVLADGLVETPA; encoded by the coding sequence ATGTTATTAGAAATAGTTACTCCAGCCAAAAAAGTATTCGAAGGTAGTGTTACCATAGCTACATTTCCAGGTGTAGATGGTTCATTCCAGGTTTTAAATGACCACGCTCCTCTAGTGAGTACTTTAGAGGAAGGGAAATTATCTTACAAAACTTCTGGTGGAAAAGAAGGCAGCATCACTATCACTGGTGGTGTAGTAGAAGTTCTTAATAATAAGATTGTAGTATTAGCTGATGGTTTGGTGGAAACACCTGCTTAA
- a CDS encoding sensor histidine kinase, translating to MANKGTSPGAEFYYDKSKLKWIVLSVSLVISIASIYYTDILIDQLKDRERKQIELFARALEYSANQPLESETYFFVTDQILFQNNSIPTILVTENGKISAAKNIDIDSSKTQVQINKVLYTELEEMRESYEPIEIQLRDDKTDEVYGIQYVYYKNSFLLNQLMYYPYIQLGVIAIFGFIAYMAFNYSKAAEQNRVWVGLAKETAHQLGTPISSLMAWVEYFKDQASAEDKVLLNELDKDIYKLQIITERFSNIGSAPVLTEENIETIIRSTIAYLKPRISSKVNMRVDAISPNIMAIVNPPLFEWVIENLCKNAVDAMGGVGSLNIQILRGSDYRVFVDIEDTGKGIPKSKIKQIFNPGFTTKQRGWGLGLTLAKRIIEVYHEGKIFVKNSEENKGTTFRVVLRTDS from the coding sequence ATGGCAAATAAAGGCACATCTCCGGGCGCAGAATTTTACTACGACAAATCAAAGCTTAAATGGATTGTTCTGTCGGTTTCACTGGTAATTAGTATTGCCTCCATTTATTACACTGACATACTCATTGACCAGCTTAAGGATAGAGAAAGGAAACAGATAGAGCTGTTTGCCAGAGCTTTAGAATACTCTGCCAATCAACCACTGGAAAGTGAAACCTACTTTTTTGTAACGGATCAAATCTTGTTTCAAAACAATTCTATACCGACCATTTTAGTTACTGAAAACGGAAAAATCAGCGCCGCCAAAAATATTGATATAGACTCCTCTAAAACTCAGGTACAGATTAATAAAGTGCTTTACACTGAGCTGGAAGAAATGCGTGAAAGCTATGAACCGATTGAAATCCAACTTCGCGATGATAAAACCGATGAAGTATATGGCATTCAATATGTTTATTATAAAAATTCCTTCCTCCTCAATCAGCTAATGTACTACCCTTACATTCAGCTTGGGGTTATAGCCATTTTCGGTTTTATAGCTTACATGGCTTTTAATTATTCTAAAGCTGCCGAACAAAATCGTGTATGGGTAGGGCTTGCTAAGGAGACTGCTCATCAGCTGGGTACTCCTATCTCATCACTCATGGCCTGGGTAGAATACTTTAAAGATCAAGCTTCAGCTGAAGACAAAGTACTGCTCAACGAGTTGGACAAAGACATATATAAGCTTCAAATCATTACGGAGAGATTCTCAAATATTGGGTCGGCGCCAGTGCTTACCGAAGAAAATATAGAAACCATTATCAGGTCCACTATAGCTTATTTAAAGCCTCGAATTTCATCCAAAGTGAATATGAGAGTGGATGCCATATCTCCGAATATTATGGCCATAGTAAACCCACCTCTTTTTGAGTGGGTTATTGAAAACCTCTGTAAAAACGCAGTAGACGCTATGGGAGGTGTTGGCTCGCTAAACATCCAGATACTACGTGGCAGTGACTACAGAGTATTTGTAGATATTGAAGACACCGGAAAAGGCATTCCAAAATCCAAAATAAAACAGATTTTCAATCCGGGTTTTACCACCAAACAACGCGGCTGGGGCCTTGGACTAACCTTAGCCAAGAGAATCATAGAAGTTTATCACGAAGGAAAGATTTTCGTGAAAAATTCCGAAGAGAATAAGGGCACCACCTTCAGGGTAGTTCTGCGCACTGACTCCTAA
- a CDS encoding RluA family pseudouridine synthase: protein MLDSKNVLYEDNHLLIINKQGGELVQADKTGDLTLGDDAKEYIKKKYNKPGDVFLGVVHRLDRPVSGAVVLARTSKALERMNKIFKERDIQKTYWAITTHRPPQTQDELTHWLKKNTKINKTSAFNKKVSGAKQAVLSYKLIGRVAEYYMLEITLQTGRPHQIRVQLAKIGCNILGDLKYGGDKAHSNDIYLHSRFVSFEHPVKKEPLNITAPLPKDQIWGLFGGK, encoded by the coding sequence GTGCTAGATTCTAAGAATGTTTTATATGAAGATAATCACCTGCTTATCATAAATAAGCAGGGGGGTGAGCTTGTTCAGGCAGATAAAACTGGGGATTTAACCCTGGGGGATGATGCTAAAGAGTACATCAAAAAGAAATATAATAAGCCTGGCGATGTTTTTCTAGGCGTGGTACATCGTTTAGATAGGCCTGTTAGCGGGGCAGTAGTTTTAGCGCGAACCTCTAAAGCTTTGGAAAGGATGAATAAAATTTTCAAAGAAAGAGATATTCAAAAAACATACTGGGCTATCACTACACATAGACCGCCACAAACTCAGGATGAGCTTACTCATTGGCTGAAGAAAAATACTAAAATCAATAAAACTTCTGCCTTCAATAAAAAGGTAAGTGGAGCCAAACAGGCCGTTTTGTCATATAAACTTATCGGCCGAGTGGCTGAATATTATATGCTTGAGATCACTCTTCAAACTGGTAGGCCGCATCAAATAAGAGTTCAGCTGGCTAAAATTGGCTGTAATATACTTGGTGATTTGAAGTATGGAGGAGACAAGGCCCATAGTAATGATATTTATCTGCACAGTCGTTTTGTAAGCTTTGAGCATCCGGTAAAAAAAGAACCTTTAAATATAACCGCTCCCTTGCCTAAAGATCAAATTTGGGGTTTATTTGGGGGGAAATGA
- a CDS encoding peptide chain release factor 3, with product MALKEEIEKRRTFGIISHPDAGKTTLTEKLLLFGGAIQTAGAVKSNKIKMHARSDWMEIEKQRGISVATSVMGFNYNGKKINLLDTPGHQDFAEDTYRTLTAVDSVIMVIDCVKGVEIQTEKLMEVCRMRNTPVLCFINKLDREGRDPYDLLDEIEEKLNIKVRPLSWPISMGKTFKGVYSLFNKSLHLFTASKTKVEGDGIQIADINDPRIDEEVGENYAAQLREDVELIEGVYPEFDVNEYLAGNVAPVFFGSAVNNFGVKELLDCFIELAPAPKSRETEERLIEPDENKFSGFIFKIHANMDPNHRNRIAFIRVCAGKFERGTNYYHVRTDKKIRFSNVTAFMAQEKELVEEAWPGDIVGLYDTGNLKIGDTISEGEKGMYKGIPSFSPEIFKEVINKDAMKTKQLDKGLHQLMEEGVAQLFTYELGARKVVGTVGALQFEVIQHRLKNEYGASCDFMPMNLYKACWISSKDKKQLNEFIKSKFRHIAKDKDGKWVFMAESRSWLTMVQDNFPDIEFHFTSEF from the coding sequence ATGGCACTGAAAGAAGAAATAGAGAAGCGCAGAACCTTTGGAATTATCAGTCACCCGGATGCCGGAAAAACCACACTTACTGAAAAGCTACTTTTATTTGGAGGTGCTATTCAGACTGCTGGTGCGGTAAAGTCTAATAAGATTAAGATGCATGCCCGCTCTGACTGGATGGAGATAGAAAAGCAGAGAGGTATATCAGTGGCCACCTCTGTGATGGGATTTAATTATAACGGCAAGAAAATCAATTTGCTGGATACTCCTGGTCACCAGGATTTTGCTGAAGATACATACCGCACACTTACGGCAGTTGACAGCGTGATCATGGTAATAGACTGCGTGAAGGGGGTAGAGATTCAGACTGAGAAGCTAATGGAGGTGTGTAGAATGAGAAATACGCCTGTGCTCTGCTTCATTAATAAACTAGATAGGGAAGGTCGTGATCCTTATGATCTTTTAGATGAAATAGAAGAAAAACTTAATATAAAGGTTCGTCCTTTAAGCTGGCCTATAAGTATGGGTAAGACTTTTAAAGGTGTATACAGCTTGTTTAATAAAAGCTTGCATCTTTTTACGGCTAGTAAAACAAAGGTGGAGGGCGACGGTATTCAAATTGCAGATATTAATGACCCTCGCATAGATGAGGAGGTTGGTGAGAATTATGCCGCTCAGCTTAGAGAGGATGTAGAGCTAATAGAAGGAGTATATCCAGAGTTTGATGTGAATGAATATCTGGCAGGAAATGTAGCTCCGGTATTTTTCGGTAGTGCTGTTAATAATTTCGGTGTTAAAGAGCTTTTAGACTGCTTTATAGAATTGGCTCCTGCGCCTAAGTCCAGAGAAACTGAAGAGCGTTTAATAGAGCCTGATGAAAATAAATTCTCTGGCTTCATCTTTAAAATCCATGCTAACATGGACCCAAACCACAGGAACCGTATCGCTTTTATCAGAGTCTGTGCGGGTAAGTTTGAAAGAGGTACCAACTATTATCACGTGAGAACTGATAAGAAAATTAGATTTTCTAATGTTACCGCATTCATGGCTCAGGAAAAGGAATTGGTGGAGGAAGCTTGGCCAGGAGATATTGTTGGTCTTTATGATACTGGAAACCTGAAGATTGGAGACACCATTTCGGAAGGTGAAAAGGGTATGTACAAAGGAATTCCTAGTTTCTCGCCCGAGATTTTTAAAGAGGTGATCAATAAGGATGCTATGAAGACCAAGCAGCTTGATAAGGGATTACATCAGCTGATGGAAGAGGGTGTAGCTCAGCTGTTTACTTATGAGCTTGGGGCTAGAAAGGTGGTTGGTACCGTGGGAGCATTACAGTTCGAGGTAATCCAGCACAGGCTGAAAAATGAGTATGGAGCATCTTGTGATTTCATGCCGATGAATCTTTACAAAGCTTGCTGGATTAGTAGTAAAGATAAAAAGCAGCTCAACGAATTTATAAAATCCAAATTCAGACATATCGCTAAGGATAAGGACGGTAAGTGGGTATTTATGGCTGAATCAAGATCATGGCTTACCATGGTGCAGGATAACTTCCCTGACATAGAGTTTCATTTTACTTCTGAATTTTAA
- a CDS encoding ABC transporter permease has protein sequence MNKMFLILQREFLSRVKKKSFLLTTILVPLIFPLLIGGIVYLISKEESNAKIKTVEVLDESGSFNMDSLSKYKFTPVTGDIEQAKTAFKESDDFALLYIPSYDIEDPQGFTLYSKSNTHFSIINDLEDKIRESIKEKKLEAYQVDPQILEKLKTKVSLKSLNISEDVEEESNGMLSLAIGYGTGFLIYIFMFAYGGQVMQGVIEEKSNKIVEVVVSTVKPFHLMMGKILGVAAVGLFQVLIWIVLMGTIYLTVTSILGLEMPQADQISQASEMAAQSSQGAKFMQTMASIPIAQIIFTFIFFFLGGYLLYGSLFAAVGSAVDTPAEAQQFMMPIMLPLIIGIVGMNSVVSNPDGAVSFWLSIIPFTSPIIMMGRIGFGVPWWELVLSMVLLIAGFIGTVWLSGRIYRVGILMHGVKVNYKTLAKWFMMKN, from the coding sequence CTTACCACTATTCTGGTTCCCTTAATTTTCCCTTTGCTTATTGGAGGAATAGTTTACCTAATAAGCAAGGAGGAATCCAATGCTAAAATAAAAACTGTAGAGGTACTGGATGAAAGCGGCAGCTTTAACATGGACAGCCTTAGCAAATACAAGTTCACACCTGTAACTGGCGATATAGAACAGGCTAAAACAGCATTTAAAGAAAGTGATGATTTTGCACTTCTCTATATCCCTAGCTATGACATTGAAGATCCCCAAGGATTCACGCTATATTCTAAAAGCAATACTCACTTCAGTATTATAAACGATTTAGAAGATAAAATTAGAGAATCGATAAAAGAAAAAAAGCTAGAAGCCTATCAGGTTGATCCTCAAATTTTAGAGAAACTTAAAACTAAAGTCAGTCTTAAGTCCCTAAACATCAGCGAAGACGTTGAAGAGGAAAGCAATGGAATGCTTTCTCTGGCCATTGGATACGGAACAGGATTTCTCATTTACATTTTCATGTTTGCCTACGGTGGACAAGTAATGCAAGGGGTAATTGAAGAAAAGAGTAATAAGATTGTAGAAGTAGTTGTCTCAACAGTAAAACCCTTTCATCTTATGATGGGGAAAATTCTGGGTGTTGCTGCTGTAGGTTTATTTCAGGTATTGATTTGGATAGTGCTTATGGGAACTATCTATTTAACCGTAACTAGCATCCTGGGATTAGAAATGCCACAAGCTGATCAAATATCTCAAGCCTCTGAAATGGCCGCTCAGTCATCACAAGGCGCCAAATTCATGCAAACAATGGCTTCCATTCCAATAGCTCAAATCATATTTACATTTATATTTTTCTTCCTAGGTGGATATTTACTTTATGGCTCTCTATTCGCAGCAGTTGGCTCAGCAGTAGATACTCCAGCTGAGGCTCAGCAATTCATGATGCCTATTATGCTTCCTTTAATTATAGGAATCGTGGGCATGAACAGTGTAGTTTCTAATCCTGATGGAGCAGTAAGCTTTTGGCTTTCAATTATACCATTCACCTCACCAATTATTATGATGGGTAGAATTGGCTTTGGTGTGCCATGGTGGGAGCTTGTACTCTCTATGGTCCTGCTAATAGCTGGTTTCATTGGTACGGTGTGGCTATCAGGCAGAATATACAGAGTAGGTATATTAATGCATGGAGTTAAAGTGAATTACAAAACTTTAGCTAAGTGGTTTATGATGAAGAACTAA
- the atpD gene encoding F0F1 ATP synthase subunit beta: MANIGKITQVIGPVVDVSFDAEGAKLPNILDSLEVTKANGQKVVLECQQHLGEDRVRTISMESTEGLVRGMEVTDTGAPINMPTGDDIKGRLFNVVGEAIDGIAQPSGTTSLPIHRPAPKFEDLSTATEVLFTGIKVIDLIEPYAKGGKIGLFGGAGVGKTVLIQELINNIAKAYSGLSVFAGVGERTREGNDLLREMIEAGIVSYGEGFMKSMEEGGWDLSTVDSEKLKESKATFVFGQMNEPPGARARVALSGLTIAEYFRDGDGEGQGKDILFFVDNIFRFTQAGSEVSALLGRMPSAVGYQPTLATEMGAMQERITSTKKGSITSVQAVYVPADDLTDPAPATTFAHLDATTVLSRKISELGIYPAVDPLDSTSRILSEEVLGSEHYGCAQRVKEILQRYKELQDIIAILGMDELSDEDKEVVHRARRVQRFLSQPFHVAEQFTGIPGVLVDIKDTIKGFNMIMDGELDHLPEMSFNLVGSIEQAIEKGEKMLAEAK, translated from the coding sequence ATGGCAAATATTGGTAAAATTACCCAGGTAATCGGCCCGGTTGTAGACGTTAGCTTTGATGCTGAAGGAGCTAAGTTACCTAATATCTTAGATTCATTAGAAGTAACTAAAGCAAACGGCCAAAAAGTAGTACTTGAATGTCAACAGCACTTAGGAGAAGACCGAGTGCGTACCATTTCAATGGAAAGTACTGAAGGTCTGGTAAGAGGAATGGAGGTTACTGATACAGGAGCTCCTATTAACATGCCTACGGGTGATGACATTAAAGGTCGTCTTTTTAACGTGGTAGGTGAGGCAATAGATGGTATTGCTCAGCCAAGCGGAACGACTAGTCTTCCAATACACAGACCAGCACCTAAGTTTGAAGATCTTTCTACAGCTACAGAAGTACTTTTTACAGGTATTAAAGTAATTGACCTTATTGAGCCTTACGCAAAAGGTGGTAAAATTGGTCTTTTCGGTGGAGCCGGTGTAGGTAAAACTGTACTTATCCAGGAGCTAATCAACAACATTGCAAAAGCTTATTCAGGTCTTTCTGTATTTGCTGGTGTAGGTGAAAGAACTCGTGAGGGTAACGATTTGCTTAGAGAAATGATTGAAGCTGGTATTGTTAGCTACGGTGAAGGTTTCATGAAGTCTATGGAAGAAGGCGGATGGGATCTTTCTACAGTAGATAGCGAAAAACTTAAAGAATCTAAAGCAACCTTCGTATTCGGTCAGATGAATGAGCCTCCAGGAGCTCGTGCAAGAGTAGCCCTTTCTGGTCTTACTATTGCTGAGTACTTCCGTGATGGTGATGGCGAAGGTCAAGGAAAAGATATACTTTTCTTCGTTGATAATATATTCCGATTCACTCAGGCGGGTTCTGAGGTATCTGCACTTCTTGGACGTATGCCTTCTGCAGTGGGTTATCAGCCTACTCTTGCTACTGAAATGGGTGCTATGCAGGAAAGAATTACTTCTACAAAGAAAGGATCAATTACTTCAGTACAGGCGGTTTACGTACCTGCGGATGATTTAACTGACCCTGCTCCTGCTACTACTTTCGCTCACCTTGATGCTACTACAGTACTTTCAAGAAAGATTTCTGAGCTAGGTATCTACCCAGCGGTAGATCCATTAGATTCTACTTCTAGAATCTTAAGCGAAGAAGTACTTGGATCTGAGCATTATGGATGTGCACAAAGAGTAAAAGAAATTCTTCAGAGATATAAAGAACTTCAAGATATCATCGCCATCCTTGGTATGGATGAGCTTTCTGATGAGGATAAAGAAGTTGTTCACAGAGCTAGAAGGGTACAGAGATTCTTATCTCAGCCTTTCCACGTAGCTGAGCAGTTTACAGGTATCCCTGGTGTTCTTGTTGATATCAAAGATACTATCAAAGGCTTCAACATGATTATGGATGGTGAATTAGATCACCTACCAGAAATGTCATTTAACCTTGTAGGCTCTATAGAACAAGCTATAGAGAAAGGTGAGAAAATGCTTGCTGAAGCTAAATAA